The Leucobacter viscericola genome includes a window with the following:
- a CDS encoding peptidoglycan DD-metalloendopeptidase family protein, translated as MAKHTTARKKFWVRGILAAALAITLAAPAHFTPVPAQATDLPTWDDVQNAKKNEAAAAAKAKEIEGLIASGEKELTRLRNSHAAAAEAMREAQQKFNDAAWKADSLVTQAADSKKKADDAADRAGVIVAQMYRSGGVDRSLELMLEADPKTSDALLDRLASMSKATERNSEISGEAEQAANTAASLGKQAEAAKKEREALLVDLQAKEAAAAKAVEAQRSSVVAQEAKQNELTAQLAALKDTTTSTVAGYEKRVREEEAERKRLEEEARKNAENAANNNNSGGGGGGGGGNSGGGGGGGGNAGSGGGGGHASNGWIIPTSNYYISEGFRPPERPDHTGLDLAAPCGTPIVAPVGGTVSIAGWIDNFGGNMVYLHQDDGYQTRFAHMIGWPPVSAGQYVQAGQVIGWVGTTGASTGCHLHFEVIPGFDDNYFVPYLDPYPFLFG; from the coding sequence ATGGCTAAGCACACCACCGCACGCAAGAAGTTTTGGGTGCGCGGAATTCTTGCAGCCGCTCTGGCAATCACGCTGGCCGCACCCGCACACTTCACGCCCGTTCCCGCGCAGGCGACTGACCTGCCGACCTGGGACGACGTACAAAACGCCAAAAAGAACGAGGCAGCTGCAGCCGCCAAAGCGAAGGAGATTGAAGGTCTCATCGCTTCGGGGGAGAAGGAGCTGACACGGCTCCGTAACTCCCACGCGGCAGCCGCCGAGGCGATGCGCGAAGCCCAGCAGAAGTTTAACGACGCGGCGTGGAAAGCAGACTCGCTCGTTACGCAGGCCGCTGACAGCAAAAAGAAGGCTGATGATGCGGCCGATCGCGCGGGAGTTATCGTCGCGCAGATGTATCGCTCTGGGGGAGTGGACCGCAGTCTTGAACTGATGCTTGAGGCTGACCCGAAGACAAGCGATGCCCTGCTCGATCGTCTCGCTTCAATGTCGAAGGCGACCGAACGCAACAGCGAAATTTCGGGGGAAGCGGAGCAGGCTGCGAACACTGCCGCTTCGCTCGGCAAGCAGGCCGAGGCTGCAAAGAAAGAGCGTGAGGCTCTGCTTGTTGATCTGCAGGCTAAGGAGGCCGCAGCGGCAAAGGCCGTTGAAGCGCAGCGCTCGAGTGTTGTCGCACAGGAAGCGAAGCAGAATGAGCTCACCGCTCAGCTCGCTGCGCTGAAGGACACCACCACAAGCACGGTTGCTGGCTACGAAAAGCGCGTGCGCGAAGAAGAAGCTGAGCGCAAACGTCTTGAAGAAGAGGCCAGAAAGAACGCCGAGAACGCTGCCAACAACAATAATTCAGGTGGCGGCGGCGGAGGCGGCGGAGGTAACTCTGGTGGCGGCGGAGGGGGCGGCGGAAACGCCGGCTCAGGCGGCGGTGGCGGTCACGCCTCCAACGGATGGATCATCCCCACCTCGAACTACTACATTTCTGAAGGTTTCCGACCGCCCGAGCGACCAGATCACACCGGTCTTGATCTCGCAGCCCCGTGCGGCACACCCATTGTTGCGCCGGTCGGCGGCACAGTCAGCATCGCTGGTTGGATCGACAACTTCGGCGGCAACATGGTGTACCTCCACCAGGATGACGGCTACCAGACCCGTTTTGCGCACATGATCGGCTGGCCGCCGGTCAGTGCCGGACAGTACGTACAGGCAGGCCAGGTTATCGGCTGGGTCGGCACGACGGGAGCCAGCACTGGCTGCCACCTGCACTTTGAGGTCATTCCAGGATTCGACGATAACTACTTCGTCCCATACCTGGATCCATACCCGTTCTTGTTTGGTTGA
- a CDS encoding phosphatase PAP2 family protein — MSGALTSRRLRALWSTLFWAALGVGSYVFGVQSALGQEAEASVLEAARFTTDPPAPLNLVSTPSVGVALLAIGILAWIVHGIVRAVGIVVISALAILASQLLKLQLLDRPGLFELDAANTFPSGHMTVFTVLVAAIIWAVPTKIRAIVALVGAAILSAVGWQLLAYGWHRPSDVLGAIALGIVAFAIATLIRPSTSRGTPLLTRTVSIGMAMLSWTLIAAAIVLAVVSVAASNQGLLLNAGQFGVIGTSILGSRSLFRLST; from the coding sequence ATGAGCGGAGCCCTTACAAGCAGGCGCCTGAGGGCCCTCTGGTCAACACTCTTTTGGGCGGCACTCGGTGTCGGCTCTTATGTGTTTGGCGTGCAGAGCGCACTCGGGCAGGAGGCTGAGGCCAGTGTGCTCGAGGCCGCCAGGTTCACGACTGATCCGCCTGCACCTCTCAACCTGGTGTCGACCCCCTCCGTGGGTGTCGCACTGTTGGCCATTGGAATTCTTGCCTGGATCGTGCACGGCATTGTTCGTGCAGTGGGCATTGTCGTCATTTCTGCGCTCGCGATCCTCGCTTCGCAGCTGCTGAAGCTACAGCTATTGGATCGACCCGGGCTCTTTGAGCTGGACGCGGCAAACACCTTTCCCAGTGGCCACATGACGGTGTTTACCGTGCTCGTGGCGGCGATCATTTGGGCAGTGCCAACGAAGATCCGTGCCATCGTGGCGCTCGTTGGGGCGGCGATTCTCTCGGCTGTTGGTTGGCAGCTACTCGCGTATGGCTGGCACCGCCCGAGCGACGTGCTGGGCGCGATCGCCCTCGGGATCGTGGCGTTTGCGATTGCCACACTGATTCGGCCGTCAACCTCGCGGGGAACACCGCTACTGACACGCACGGTGTCGATCGGGATGGCAATGCTGAGTTGGACTCTCATCGCGGCTGCGATTGTTCTCGCGGTTGTGTCAGTGGCCGCTTCAAACCAGGGCCTTCTGCTGAATGCGGGACAGTTCGGAGTCATCGGAACCAGCATTCTTGGCTCGAGATCACTGTTCCGCCTCAGCACCTAA